A single genomic interval of Aureliella helgolandensis harbors:
- a CDS encoding M56 family metallopeptidase, which translates to MSDWSIAFVWCVVQVTVLASIALAGMYWFERRDARVGTRVCNGMILLMLATTCCVIAPLTPSSLPSPAFTSSENTSETGDSEDHKSSAAIQDASFWVDFDWIRARISSGTNSSARPIAELSGYFWLLATVILLSLLIGIVRLFLAASFVWCLRKNAKAIKDDSLQDHARRLAVRMNINATVKLLESPKLRCAAAFGWGETAIVLPESWAHWSDEERSAVIAHELAHLSRQDCWWRAFAALLQTIHAYHPLVYLLSRHLALLQELAADRLAAEAIGSSRVYLRVLTQLALRQDDHSSIRATGSLLPVFSGELIRRIKMLNHQQNSRKSASSHLGGAMAALLLLMSGSGVVGLRAFAQSPQNEPVARVARVSKIKIDTGSNEPVTQRLMRNNQHGMFVIQLDQLMQQPTLATMINAVVAEMASLGPNANADWIQALGGLENIEFIAARPVLSVHNRKDPDTQKTTGSIAFGGRLFVLQLKTNRNLDQWISECVPDAERQSHLGAEYYQLPVIPALGPMPVCVAQLPGDESSIVFGMSELRLVESEPKFAGAPTELCEFLAGKSDSIDADANRWNQDWTELSGGTISLICSDKEIAGTQDWNHERLDCFKHARTFGVRFDFPLDSDRFRVKILLGCDDESSALKAMSALQTRYAEMSQELEEQCREENFAGEPSERVEFAALVTAAKQIISLKPRLVHLEDERVNVVLNVDINASNQLAAYAWLFFLGIM; encoded by the coding sequence ATGAGTGATTGGTCGATCGCTTTCGTTTGGTGTGTCGTGCAAGTAACGGTACTTGCGAGCATCGCGCTGGCTGGCATGTACTGGTTTGAGCGTCGCGACGCGCGTGTTGGCACTCGCGTCTGTAACGGCATGATTTTGCTTATGCTCGCTACAACTTGTTGCGTGATTGCGCCTCTTACTCCCTCGTCGCTTCCAAGCCCTGCGTTCACTTCATCAGAGAATACAAGCGAGACGGGGGATAGCGAGGACCACAAATCGTCGGCTGCGATTCAAGATGCTTCCTTTTGGGTCGACTTCGATTGGATTCGTGCTCGGATTTCTTCGGGGACAAATTCGAGCGCCCGACCAATCGCAGAGTTGAGCGGATACTTCTGGCTCTTGGCGACTGTGATCCTGTTATCGCTTCTGATCGGCATCGTCCGTCTTTTTCTTGCAGCCTCCTTTGTCTGGTGTCTACGCAAGAATGCAAAAGCCATCAAAGACGATTCGCTCCAAGACCATGCACGGAGGCTCGCCGTTCGCATGAATATCAATGCCACAGTGAAGCTGCTAGAGTCGCCGAAATTGCGATGTGCTGCAGCCTTTGGTTGGGGAGAAACGGCAATCGTGCTCCCGGAATCCTGGGCGCACTGGTCCGACGAGGAGCGGAGTGCAGTGATTGCGCATGAGTTAGCCCACCTGTCTCGGCAAGACTGTTGGTGGCGGGCCTTCGCAGCGCTGCTGCAGACCATCCACGCGTATCACCCGCTCGTCTACCTGCTTTCACGCCACTTGGCGTTGCTACAAGAGCTGGCGGCCGACCGCCTGGCTGCTGAGGCCATTGGCAGTTCACGCGTCTACCTTCGTGTTCTGACGCAACTGGCGCTACGCCAAGACGACCATTCATCGATTCGAGCAACAGGCAGTCTGTTGCCAGTGTTTTCAGGGGAATTGATCAGGAGGATCAAAATGTTGAACCATCAACAGAACTCAAGGAAGTCTGCGTCTTCGCATTTGGGCGGTGCAATGGCTGCGCTATTGCTACTGATGTCCGGTAGCGGTGTCGTTGGGCTGAGAGCGTTTGCGCAGTCGCCCCAGAATGAACCAGTCGCTCGTGTGGCGAGAGTGAGTAAAATCAAAATCGATACGGGTTCCAATGAGCCGGTCACTCAGAGGCTCATGCGAAACAACCAGCACGGTATGTTTGTCATTCAACTCGATCAATTGATGCAACAGCCCACCTTGGCAACGATGATTAATGCGGTGGTGGCAGAGATGGCGTCCCTGGGGCCGAATGCAAATGCGGACTGGATCCAAGCACTCGGTGGACTTGAAAACATTGAGTTTATTGCTGCACGCCCGGTTCTGTCCGTGCACAACAGAAAAGACCCAGACACGCAGAAGACAACAGGCAGCATCGCTTTCGGCGGACGTCTGTTCGTCCTGCAGTTGAAGACTAATCGAAATCTAGACCAGTGGATTAGCGAGTGCGTTCCTGACGCTGAAAGGCAATCGCACTTGGGCGCGGAATACTATCAGCTTCCAGTGATCCCGGCATTGGGACCAATGCCAGTCTGCGTTGCTCAGCTACCTGGAGACGAGTCCAGCATCGTATTCGGAATGAGCGAATTGCGCCTGGTCGAGTCTGAACCGAAGTTCGCTGGAGCTCCAACAGAACTGTGTGAGTTCCTAGCTGGGAAATCGGATTCCATTGATGCGGACGCAAACCGCTGGAACCAGGACTGGACGGAACTCAGCGGCGGAACAATTAGCTTGATTTGCTCTGATAAAGAGATCGCTGGCACACAGGACTGGAACCATGAAAGACTGGACTGCTTCAAGCACGCTCGTACCTTCGGAGTTCGTTTTGACTTCCCACTCGACTCCGATCGATTTCGAGTGAAAATATTACTTGGATGCGACGACGAATCGTCGGCCTTGAAAGCCATGTCTGCCCTTCAGACTCGCTATGCGGAAATGAGCCAAGAGCTTGAAGAGCAGTGCCGTGAAGAAAATTTCGCTGGTGAGCCGTCTGAGCGTGTTGAATTCGCTGCGCTGGTAACGGCCGCGAAACAAATCATTAGCTTGAAGCCGCGCCTCGTTCACTTGGAAGATGAACGCGTCAATGTCGTCCTCAACGTTGACATCAATGCGTCGAATCAGCTCGCTGCCTACGCTTGGCTCTTCTTTCTAGGAATAATGTAA
- a CDS encoding Y4yA family PLP-dependent enzyme, translating to MNYATLNPAHDLRSRCVGLAPLSARLEPWMTDAITVDGGRRLHAAVREFGSPVNLLHSESMSRNIAELNAVAERRQVSFRTFFARKANKCLTFVDAAAQADAGVDVASEEELQQVLDRGIAGQRIICTAAIKTDLLIAKCMQHSVTLAIDNDDEVASVTRLAAGCANQTISLAIRVSGFRNDGQKLHSRFGFDIDDVLPLIDSRWPETLKRAARVSGLHFHLDGYCAKQRISAIQQTLPLIEKLRERGHELQFLDIGGGFPISYLDDEQQWFAFWEQLRQSLLGEDSAAITYRSHGLGLQNIEGYIQGKPHVYPFYQSPTRADWFAGILDAEFDDREDIAAAIRHRKLELRSEPGRSLLDGCGMTVARVEFRKRHHSGDWFIGLAMNRTQCRTSSDDFLVDPIVVPVDREPSSLPSDAIEGYLVGAYCTESEQLSLRKMRFRHGISVGDLVIFPNTAGYLMHFLESRSHQFPLARNLIVQSGGSPPFCVDAIDRGN from the coding sequence ATGAACTACGCTACACTCAATCCTGCACACGATTTGCGTTCTCGCTGCGTCGGGCTTGCACCACTATCGGCGCGGCTGGAACCGTGGATGACAGATGCCATCACGGTGGACGGCGGGCGGAGACTGCACGCTGCCGTACGCGAGTTCGGTTCGCCAGTAAATTTGCTGCATTCAGAATCGATGTCTCGGAACATCGCAGAACTGAACGCCGTGGCTGAACGGAGACAGGTCTCGTTCCGGACTTTCTTCGCGCGGAAGGCGAACAAGTGTTTGACATTTGTCGATGCTGCGGCGCAGGCGGACGCTGGTGTGGATGTCGCTAGCGAAGAAGAATTGCAGCAAGTTCTGGACCGAGGCATCGCCGGCCAGCGTATCATTTGCACAGCCGCCATCAAAACGGATTTGCTGATCGCGAAGTGCATGCAGCATAGCGTAACGCTCGCCATCGACAACGATGATGAAGTTGCCTCCGTAACGCGACTCGCGGCGGGATGCGCAAATCAAACTATTTCACTTGCTATCCGTGTGAGCGGTTTTCGGAATGATGGCCAGAAGCTGCACTCCCGCTTTGGCTTCGACATCGACGACGTGCTGCCCCTGATCGATTCACGCTGGCCCGAAACGTTGAAGCGCGCGGCTCGCGTCAGCGGATTGCACTTTCATTTGGATGGATACTGCGCGAAGCAGCGAATTTCGGCGATCCAGCAAACGCTACCTTTGATCGAAAAACTGCGGGAGCGCGGCCACGAGCTGCAGTTCCTGGACATCGGAGGAGGATTTCCGATAAGCTACCTGGACGACGAACAACAGTGGTTCGCGTTTTGGGAGCAGTTGCGACAATCGCTGCTTGGAGAAGACAGCGCCGCGATCACGTATCGCTCGCACGGCTTAGGGCTGCAGAATATCGAAGGATATATTCAAGGAAAACCGCACGTCTATCCGTTTTATCAGTCCCCAACGCGTGCCGACTGGTTTGCAGGAATTTTGGACGCAGAGTTTGACGATCGAGAGGACATTGCGGCAGCGATCCGACATCGCAAACTGGAACTTCGCAGCGAACCTGGTCGCAGCCTTCTTGACGGTTGCGGCATGACGGTCGCACGCGTTGAATTCCGTAAACGCCATCACTCCGGCGACTGGTTTATCGGGCTCGCCATGAACCGCACGCAGTGCCGTACGTCCAGCGACGATTTTCTTGTCGATCCGATTGTGGTGCCTGTCGATCGCGAACCAAGCTCGCTACCCTCGGACGCGATTGAAGGCTATTTGGTCGGAGCGTACTGTACGGAATCGGAACAGCTGTCGCTGCGGAAAATGAGATTTCGACATGGCATCAGTGTCGGCGACCTCGTGATTTTCCCTAACACGGCCGGTTATCTGATGCATTTCCTCGAAAGCCGTTCGCATCAGTTTCCGTTGGCAAGAAATTTGATCGTCCAGAGCGGGGGGAGTCCGCCGTTTTGCGTCGATGCGATTGATCGCGGCAACTGA
- a CDS encoding putative DNA modification/repair radical SAM protein, with amino-acid sequence MSRDVQQKLEILADAAKYDASCSSSGSKSTRAGSQIGSTEGMGICHSYTPDGRCVSLLKILLTNYCIFDCQYCVNRVSSDTPRARFTVGEVVQLTMDFYKRNYVEGLFLSSGIIQNSDYTMEQLTQVAKDLRQKHRFGGYIHLKTIPGANEKLIEEAGMWADRLSVNIELPTELDLKQLAPEKKKPEITQAMHGIQEKIEETKSDRNAGYKPPSFAPAGQSTQMIVGATATSDDAILATADELYTAHELRRVYYSAYSPIPHADAALPGKSPPLIREHRLYQADWLLRFYGFDVDEIVVREDRNLDLDIDPKLAWALAHREYFPIDVNRATREQLLRIPGIGARNVKRMLSIRRHHALRTEDLKKMRVVWKRTKSFVITADHNPSLGDLDRQDLRQLVTPKPKQLTLFDAFGEALKGEF; translated from the coding sequence ATGTCTCGAGACGTTCAGCAAAAACTGGAGATCCTGGCCGATGCGGCCAAGTATGATGCATCATGCTCCAGCAGCGGTTCCAAGTCCACTCGCGCAGGTAGCCAAATTGGTAGCACGGAAGGCATGGGGATTTGTCACAGCTATACGCCAGACGGCCGGTGCGTATCTTTACTGAAAATTCTGCTGACGAATTACTGCATCTTTGATTGCCAGTACTGCGTGAACCGCGTCAGCAGCGACACGCCACGCGCCCGCTTCACCGTGGGCGAAGTGGTCCAGTTGACGATGGACTTCTACAAACGCAACTATGTCGAAGGCCTGTTTTTGAGTAGCGGCATTATTCAGAATTCCGACTACACGATGGAACAGCTAACTCAAGTGGCTAAAGACTTGCGTCAAAAACACCGATTCGGCGGCTACATTCATCTGAAGACAATTCCGGGCGCTAACGAGAAACTCATCGAAGAAGCCGGAATGTGGGCCGACCGATTAAGCGTCAACATCGAGCTGCCGACGGAGTTGGACCTGAAGCAACTGGCACCGGAAAAGAAGAAGCCTGAAATCACGCAAGCCATGCACGGGATTCAAGAGAAGATTGAGGAAACGAAGAGCGATCGCAACGCCGGGTACAAACCTCCCTCGTTCGCGCCCGCTGGGCAGAGTACTCAGATGATCGTGGGAGCGACAGCAACGTCCGACGATGCCATTTTGGCGACAGCCGACGAGCTCTACACCGCTCACGAGCTTCGGCGTGTTTACTATTCTGCTTACAGCCCAATCCCTCACGCGGATGCTGCACTGCCGGGTAAGAGTCCACCGCTGATTCGCGAACATCGCCTGTACCAGGCCGACTGGCTGCTACGATTTTACGGTTTTGACGTAGACGAGATCGTGGTCCGCGAGGATCGTAATCTGGATCTCGACATCGACCCGAAACTTGCGTGGGCGTTGGCTCATCGTGAATATTTTCCGATCGACGTCAACCGAGCGACGCGAGAGCAACTGCTGCGAATTCCCGGCATCGGCGCTCGCAATGTGAAACGCATGCTTTCGATTCGTCGGCACCACGCACTGCGGACGGAAGATCTGAAAAAGATGCGAGTCGTCTGGAAGCGGACGAAGAGTTTCGTCATTACCGCCGATCACAATCCGTCGCTCGGTGATCTCGACCGGCAGGATCTACGGCAGCTTGTTACTCCCAAACCGAAGCAGTTGACGCTGTTCGATGCGTTCGGCGAAGCGTTGAAAGGGGAGTTCTAG
- the sbnA gene encoding 2,3-diaminopropionate biosynthesis protein SbnA: protein MMIIPPSLPDAPVAEGILNTVGHTPLVRFGRFLDEPSVELFAKLEAMNPGGSAKDRPALQMLNHAIAAGEIDESTTIVESSSGNMGIGLAQACRYYGLQLICVVDPHAQPQNIAIMRALGAQIEQVSEPFGGSYLSARLMRVRQLLHSTPASFWPNQYANLQNPQAHFEGTIREIDEALNGDFDFLFVATSSTGTARGCRDYLRSKGRNVKVVAVDAEGSVLFGGKLGERLIPGLGAGRKPRLAKDQTFDEVRRVSDFDCVVGCRRAADREAVLVGGSAGGVLEVVRSMQSELMGRRCVAILHDSGARYMDTVYNDDWVQSKLGVAPEQLAARVSMHGDMLQAM, encoded by the coding sequence ATGATGATCATACCGCCTTCGCTTCCAGACGCTCCAGTGGCAGAGGGAATCCTGAATACCGTCGGCCACACGCCTCTGGTTCGTTTCGGTCGTTTTCTGGACGAGCCGTCGGTCGAACTCTTTGCGAAGCTGGAGGCGATGAATCCCGGCGGCAGTGCGAAAGATCGTCCGGCGCTCCAGATGCTGAACCACGCAATCGCGGCTGGTGAAATTGATGAAAGCACGACCATCGTGGAATCGTCTTCCGGCAACATGGGGATCGGCTTGGCTCAGGCATGCCGCTACTACGGCCTGCAACTTATTTGCGTCGTCGATCCTCATGCGCAGCCGCAAAATATCGCCATTATGCGAGCGCTCGGGGCGCAAATTGAGCAGGTGTCCGAACCCTTCGGCGGCAGCTATTTGTCCGCTCGATTGATGCGAGTTCGACAGCTTCTGCATTCAACGCCAGCCAGTTTTTGGCCCAATCAATATGCCAATCTGCAAAACCCTCAAGCGCATTTTGAAGGCACCATTCGAGAGATCGACGAGGCCTTGAATGGTGATTTCGATTTCCTGTTTGTGGCCACCAGTAGCACCGGGACCGCTCGGGGGTGTCGCGATTACCTGCGGAGCAAAGGCCGCAACGTGAAGGTCGTGGCTGTGGATGCGGAGGGCAGTGTGCTGTTTGGCGGAAAGTTGGGCGAACGACTGATTCCCGGTCTGGGAGCTGGCCGCAAGCCGCGTCTAGCGAAAGATCAGACGTTTGACGAAGTTCGGCGAGTTTCCGATTTCGACTGCGTGGTTGGATGCCGTCGCGCGGCGGATCGGGAAGCTGTTTTGGTCGGCGGCTCCGCAGGCGGCGTGCTGGAGGTTGTGCGTTCAATGCAATCGGAACTGATGGGGCGGCGGTGCGTTGCGATACTGCACGATTCTGGTGCGAGATACATGGACACGGTCTACAACGACGACTGGGTGCAGTCGAAGCTGGGGGTGGCGCCCGAACAACTAGCGGCGCGAGTTTCCATGCACGGCGACATGCTTCAAGCGATGTAA
- a CDS encoding UdgX family uracil-DNA binding protein (This protein belongs to the uracil DNA glycosylase superfamily, members of which act in excision repair of DNA. However, it belongs more specifically to UdgX branch, whose founding member was found to bind uracil in DNA (where it does not belong), without cleaving it, appears to promote DNA repair by a pathway involving RecA, rather than base excision.): MHIVTATDFQDWRDTARRFLWAEVPPESLRFNRIDGQPSLFDGGGVNALPQPLGSVKRNAVPRPFLSLAETVSFHRDSGRWNLLYRILWRLTHGEPNLLEITTDDDMHRMATMEKAVRRDSHKMKAFVRFRKVDRDGVEHYIAWHRPDHRIVKRVAPFFARRFKAMHWTILTPSESVVWDQKTLQYGSGVARSEAPDSDELEELWLTYYGSIFNPARIKTSMMKSEMPVKHWPTLPETKIIDDLLEDAPRRVQEMIERNEGFQRTATDLIQSQPELSQRLDGVRELAQQCQVCDLFRESTQTVFGVGPTTAKLVIVGEQPGDSEDLAGIPFVGPAGQLLNDALQQAGIDRSSVYVTNVVKHFKHTTTVTPLGKKRLHAKPNAREIRCCKPWLEAELDHLSEASVIVCLGATAAKALIDPGFNVTRQRGQVVSTERCNQTIATWHPAAILRTPDKALRLQKLQQFSSDLALAKKRLE; this comes from the coding sequence ATGCACATCGTCACAGCCACAGACTTCCAGGACTGGCGCGACACCGCTAGAAGATTCTTATGGGCTGAAGTTCCACCGGAATCGTTGCGTTTTAATAGAATCGATGGCCAACCATCGCTGTTCGATGGCGGTGGAGTGAACGCTTTGCCTCAGCCCCTGGGCAGTGTAAAGCGAAATGCCGTTCCGCGTCCGTTTCTGAGTCTGGCGGAAACCGTCAGCTTTCATCGTGACTCGGGACGCTGGAATCTGTTGTATCGGATCCTGTGGCGGTTAACGCACGGAGAGCCAAACCTGCTCGAGATCACGACGGACGACGACATGCATCGGATGGCGACGATGGAGAAGGCGGTGCGTCGGGACTCTCATAAAATGAAAGCGTTCGTGCGGTTTCGCAAGGTTGATCGGGATGGTGTCGAGCACTACATTGCCTGGCACCGTCCAGACCACCGCATCGTCAAACGCGTGGCGCCCTTCTTCGCCAGACGCTTTAAGGCGATGCACTGGACAATTCTGACGCCATCGGAATCCGTTGTGTGGGATCAAAAAACACTGCAGTACGGTTCGGGGGTCGCTCGCAGCGAAGCGCCCGATTCCGATGAGCTCGAAGAACTGTGGTTGACGTACTACGGATCGATCTTCAACCCGGCTCGCATCAAGACCAGCATGATGAAGAGTGAAATGCCGGTCAAACACTGGCCTACATTGCCAGAAACGAAGATCATCGACGATCTTCTGGAGGACGCGCCGCGCCGAGTGCAAGAAATGATCGAGCGGAACGAAGGCTTTCAGCGAACTGCAACCGATCTGATTCAATCGCAGCCGGAACTATCGCAGAGATTGGACGGCGTCAGGGAACTCGCTCAACAATGTCAAGTGTGCGACCTGTTTCGTGAGTCGACACAGACCGTTTTCGGGGTCGGCCCCACTACCGCGAAACTGGTGATTGTCGGTGAGCAACCGGGCGACAGCGAAGACCTCGCGGGAATTCCTTTTGTCGGCCCTGCTGGCCAACTGCTGAATGACGCGCTGCAGCAGGCCGGGATCGATCGTTCGTCCGTGTATGTCACTAATGTGGTCAAGCATTTCAAACACACGACAACTGTGACACCTCTGGGGAAAAAGCGTCTGCACGCGAAACCCAACGCCCGCGAAATCCGTTGCTGCAAGCCTTGGCTGGAAGCAGAGCTGGACCACCTTTCTGAAGCCAGTGTGATTGTTTGTCTGGGAGCCACCGCTGCCAAAGCGTTGATCGACCCCGGCTTCAATGTGACTCGCCAGCGAGGACAAGTCGTTTCGACGGAACGCTGTAACCAGACGATCGCGACGTGGCACCCGGCGGCCATTCTACGAACTCCGGACAAGGCGTTGCGTTTGCAGAAGCTGCAGCAGTTCTCAAGCGACTTGGCACTGGCGAAGAAGCGGCTGGAATAA
- a CDS encoding FAD/NAD(P)-binding protein translates to MNQQTTSNSTPSADVTGRQIAIVGCGPRGLYCLERLCYELFRCNGTGPSCQPHHITIVEPAEHCGAGAVYDLDQPAWLRMNFAAKHIDAWCRNDSLFDDELNLVDWLADRGDGHGEPEAFMPRAVVGRYLHDCFCKVVDRLSLIAEISIVRQSVTDVFQNEGRWRITGTEGYCVDAEEVVITVGHEGWRESTIAASEGVSGIELTPVFPVNIRLHLSTIPAASVVAVRGFGLSWIDAALSLTIGRGGKFDKVGDQLKYYPSGSEPKCIIPFSRSGRPMLAKPLTPRIASGVDLARIWQRGRTQISEIAAPLNALSIGEQFWPVVSQCARAAWSLVNRQNGHEPSDGSPIDEFFELWCCGKQDAATVADAMRRSVAIALGQHPVDAAWALAEAWRHLYPATVEKISHGGLSAEAWPAFTRIAQEMERIAFGPPAENLRRILALIDAGIIDLRFVSGELGLTAEQQPRLRAEYFEMEITHCVNAVIPSPLNVSQNGPLAPLLKRGVIRRLHGTQGIEVDSKGQPVNDGKTDTAGLAILGRPTEGCILGNDTLSRTLHQHVNHWAASVVQRGCPVLS, encoded by the coding sequence ATGAATCAGCAAACGACTTCCAATTCCACACCGTCGGCTGACGTGACCGGTCGGCAAATCGCGATTGTCGGCTGCGGGCCGAGAGGCTTGTATTGCCTTGAGCGACTTTGTTACGAGCTCTTTCGTTGCAATGGCACCGGGCCGAGTTGTCAGCCGCATCATATAACGATCGTTGAACCGGCAGAACATTGCGGTGCAGGAGCCGTTTATGATCTTGACCAACCCGCTTGGTTGCGAATGAACTTCGCCGCGAAACACATCGATGCATGGTGCCGGAACGATTCCCTGTTTGACGATGAACTGAATCTCGTGGACTGGCTGGCTGATCGCGGTGACGGACATGGGGAACCCGAAGCTTTCATGCCGCGAGCTGTCGTTGGCCGGTATCTGCACGATTGCTTCTGTAAAGTTGTCGATCGCCTGAGTCTGATCGCTGAGATCTCCATCGTGCGGCAATCCGTAACCGATGTCTTCCAAAATGAAGGTCGCTGGCGGATTACCGGTACGGAAGGCTACTGCGTCGACGCGGAGGAAGTCGTGATCACGGTTGGTCATGAAGGTTGGCGAGAATCGACAATAGCGGCGTCAGAAGGCGTTTCGGGAATAGAGCTGACGCCCGTTTTTCCAGTGAACATACGCCTTCATCTGTCGACCATTCCTGCTGCATCGGTAGTTGCCGTGCGAGGATTCGGTTTGTCATGGATCGATGCCGCACTGTCGCTGACAATTGGACGTGGGGGGAAGTTTGACAAGGTTGGCGACCAATTGAAGTACTATCCCAGCGGCAGCGAACCGAAATGCATTATACCATTTTCACGCAGCGGAAGACCGATGCTGGCTAAGCCGTTGACGCCACGAATCGCCTCCGGCGTAGATCTAGCCCGCATCTGGCAACGTGGGCGAACGCAAATTTCTGAAATAGCTGCACCGTTGAACGCCCTGTCTATTGGCGAACAATTCTGGCCTGTCGTTAGCCAGTGCGCGAGGGCAGCATGGTCGCTGGTGAACAGGCAGAATGGGCATGAACCGAGCGACGGTTCACCGATTGACGAATTTTTCGAGCTCTGGTGCTGCGGAAAGCAGGACGCTGCAACAGTAGCGGATGCGATGCGGCGATCCGTTGCCATCGCCCTGGGACAACATCCCGTCGATGCTGCGTGGGCATTGGCAGAGGCTTGGCGACATCTCTATCCAGCTACTGTGGAGAAGATCAGCCACGGCGGACTGTCAGCTGAGGCCTGGCCGGCGTTTACACGGATCGCGCAGGAAATGGAACGAATCGCCTTTGGCCCTCCGGCGGAGAACCTACGGCGAATTCTGGCCCTGATCGATGCCGGTATTATTGATCTACGATTTGTCAGCGGTGAACTCGGATTGACAGCGGAGCAGCAACCGCGGTTGCGCGCGGAATATTTTGAAATGGAAATTACTCATTGCGTGAACGCTGTCATTCCGTCACCGCTAAACGTCAGCCAGAATGGTCCTCTCGCCCCATTGCTCAAGCGCGGTGTCATCCGGCGTCTGCATGGAACGCAGGGCATTGAAGTCGACAGCAAAGGGCAGCCAGTGAACGATGGCAAAACCGACACAGCTGGCTTGGCAATCCTTGGTCGGCCGACAGAGGGCTGCATTCTCGGAAACGATACACTCAGCCGTACGCTCCATCAGCATGTCAATCACTGGGCAGCCAGCGTCGTGCAACGCGGTTGTCCTGTTTTGTCGTGA
- the bufB gene encoding MNIO family bufferin maturase, translating into MSLPTHETIESSPAVKNGLGLGVGLRTAHFPHILQHWPSVDWFEIISENFMDCRGRPRYVLDQIAERYPIVMHGVSLSIGSTDPLDLKYIQGLKRLAQEVKAHWISDHVCWTGVAAKNTHDLLPIPYNAETLQHVCERIRVVQDILERPLVLENPSTYVTFRNSTMSEWEFVRHLTIETGCQLLLDVNNVYVSSVNHDFDPLEYLDSIPVDRVVQFHLAGHTDLGTHCIDTHDGEVVDSVWELFRYAYLRGIRASTLLEWDASIPEFDVVHAEVLKAKSYLATAQVGEVQPAGRDLVRNLRGKGRRAGNSQEPAARGRLGNEQRGPIPQPALFTTAEVE; encoded by the coding sequence ATGTCACTACCCACCCATGAGACCATTGAAAGCAGTCCAGCAGTGAAGAATGGATTGGGACTTGGGGTCGGTTTGAGGACAGCCCACTTCCCGCACATTCTTCAACACTGGCCTTCAGTTGACTGGTTTGAGATTATCTCAGAGAATTTTATGGACTGCCGCGGTCGGCCAAGATACGTGCTTGACCAGATCGCCGAGCGTTATCCGATCGTGATGCACGGCGTGTCGCTGTCGATTGGAAGCACCGACCCGCTCGACCTCAAATATATTCAGGGGTTAAAGCGACTCGCTCAAGAGGTAAAAGCTCATTGGATATCCGATCATGTTTGCTGGACTGGTGTGGCCGCCAAGAACACGCATGACCTATTGCCGATTCCGTACAACGCGGAAACGCTTCAGCATGTGTGCGAGCGAATTCGAGTCGTACAAGACATTCTTGAACGTCCACTCGTATTGGAAAATCCTAGTACCTATGTGACATTTCGCAATTCGACGATGAGCGAATGGGAGTTCGTTCGCCATTTGACAATAGAAACCGGTTGTCAACTCTTGCTGGATGTCAATAACGTTTACGTGTCGAGTGTCAATCACGACTTTGATCCGCTGGAATATCTCGATTCAATCCCCGTGGATCGAGTCGTCCAGTTTCATCTTGCTGGACATACTGATCTGGGGACGCACTGCATTGACACACACGACGGCGAAGTCGTGGATAGCGTGTGGGAATTGTTCCGCTACGCTTACTTGCGAGGCATCCGGGCATCGACGCTATTGGAATGGGATGCCAGTATTCCTGAATTTGACGTGGTGCACGCTGAAGTGTTGAAGGCTAAGAGCTATCTGGCTACTGCGCAGGTCGGAGAGGTGCAGCCAGCCGGCCGAGATTTGGTCCGCAATTTGCGAGGCAAAGGGCGGCGAGCAGGCAATTCACAAGAACCCGCCGCCAGAGGCAGGTTGGGCAACGAGCAACGTGGCCCAATCCCGCAGCCCGCGTTGTTTACGACTGCCGAGGTCGAATAA
- a CDS encoding BlaI/MecI/CopY family transcriptional regulator, with product MARPTSKELTQRELEVMHVFWKRGDCTATEVRDALAATGVDRVYVTVANLVRILVDKGYVEPVNSERPFRYRPVRSFNDISSSLVTDLLKRVYGGSRELLLVQLLGQTQKLTKKEREFLTQILEDQSNE from the coding sequence ATGGCAAGACCGACGAGTAAAGAACTGACCCAGCGCGAACTGGAGGTCATGCACGTTTTCTGGAAGCGTGGCGATTGTACCGCGACCGAAGTGCGTGATGCCTTAGCCGCGACCGGTGTCGATCGTGTCTACGTCACTGTCGCGAATCTCGTAAGGATTCTTGTCGATAAGGGGTACGTCGAGCCGGTAAATTCGGAGCGGCCATTTCGCTATCGACCTGTGCGTTCATTTAACGATATCTCGAGCAGTCTCGTCACGGATCTGTTGAAACGAGTTTATGGCGGCTCTCGAGAGCTCTTATTGGTCCAACTGCTTGGTCAGACGCAGAAACTTACCAAGAAAGAGCGCGAGTTTTTGACGCAAATTCTTGAGGATCAATCCAATGAGTGA